Proteins found in one Acipenser ruthenus chromosome 18, fAciRut3.2 maternal haplotype, whole genome shotgun sequence genomic segment:
- the LOC117425003 gene encoding snRNA-activating protein complex subunit 1-like isoform X2 produces the protein MFLTKVFHFTAMPHLLFYRIKQKMPRQEICEEFRDRTAKVNTLITTDALEEITNVHEHYQKMKCAISSDKTQPDKALSLIKQDLVSDLRNFALDFHEWQENRKRKLKHALKKEAHGMEEEKKEEEDGGGEGSSQVNESSVRAQMLEKIKSKSYGHVTEAPKSRRHRQVELESSGSGSDQGKVEKGGGKRRRLAEKGKKALKKYEVKHEVAMDTDPQRLSMPMIAEEDDSDTKEVIPPPKRRRKR, from the exons ATGTTTTTGACCAAAGTGTTTCACTTCACAGCCATGCCCCACTTG cttttctATAGGATAAAACAGAAAATGCCCCGCCAGGAGATCTGTGAAGAGTTTAGAGACAGAACTGCTAAAGTGAATACCCTTATTACCACAGATGCattggag GAAATAACGAATGTACATGAACACTATCAAAAAATGAAATGTGCCATCTCGTCAGATAAGACCCAACCTGACAAAGCCCTGAGCCTCATTAAACAAGATCTTGTGTCGGACCTCAGAAACTTTGCCTTGGACTTTCATGAGTGGCAGGAAAACCGTAAG AGGAAGTTAAAACATGCCTTGAAGAAAGAAGCACATGGaatggaggaggagaagaaggaggaggaggatggtGGTGGTGAAGGAAGCTCTCAGGTGAATGAG TCGTCTGTACGTGCGCAGATGCTGGAGAAAATAAAATCCAAATCCTACGGCCATGTTACCGAG GCCCCGAAATCAAGAAGACATCGCCAGGTAGAACTGGAGTCCTCAGGATCGGGATCTGATCAGGGCAAAGTGGAGAAAGGTGGTGGCAAAAGAAGACGACTGGCAGAAAAGGGAAAGAAGGCTTTGAAGAAAT ATGAGGTGAAGCATGAGGTTGCCATGGACACAGACCCTCAGAGGCTTAGTATGCCCATGATTGCAGAAGAAGATGACAGTGATACCAAAGAAG TTATACCACCTCCAAAAAGGAGAAGAAAACGCTGA
- the LOC117425003 gene encoding snRNA-activating protein complex subunit 1-like isoform X1 produces the protein MNVCYTDTLKADCEDLLTRFQVTDSVRYEDFSALWREMKFSTIFHGKMGDVEKRNFSREALSTACHYFFPPYSFQIRVGALYLLYGLYNTQLCQPKEAITLALKDWEEVEAFQQDVINAQHFDAAYILRKMFLTKVFHFTAMPHLLFYRIKQKMPRQEICEEFRDRTAKVNTLITTDALEEITNVHEHYQKMKCAISSDKTQPDKALSLIKQDLVSDLRNFALDFHEWQENRKRKLKHALKKEAHGMEEEKKEEEDGGGEGSSQVNESSVRAQMLEKIKSKSYGHVTEAPKSRRHRQVELESSGSGSDQGKVEKGGGKRRRLAEKGKKALKKYEVKHEVAMDTDPQRLSMPMIAEEDDSDTKEVIPPPKRRRKR, from the exons ATGAACGTGTGCTATACCGACACGCTGAAGGCTGACTGCGAAGATTTGCTGACCAGATTTCAGGTGACTGATTCTGTGCGATATGAAGACTTCTCTGCTCTCTGGCGGGAAATGAAGTTCTCCACTATATTCCA TGGTAAAATGGGAGATGTTGAGAAGAGGAATTTCAGCAGAGAAGCACTGTCTACTGCCTGTCATTACTTTTTCCCTCCATACAGTTTTCAGATAAGAGTGGGTGCACTATACCTCCTCTATGGGCTCTATAATACACAGCTTTGTCAGCCCAAGGAAGCG ATCACACTAGCATTAAAAGACTGGGAAGAAGTTGAGGCATTCCAACAAGATGTCATTAATGCACAACACTTTGATGCAGCTTATATTCTAAGGAAGATGTTTTTGACCAAAGTGTTTCACTTCACAGCCATGCCCCACTTG cttttctATAGGATAAAACAGAAAATGCCCCGCCAGGAGATCTGTGAAGAGTTTAGAGACAGAACTGCTAAAGTGAATACCCTTATTACCACAGATGCattggag GAAATAACGAATGTACATGAACACTATCAAAAAATGAAATGTGCCATCTCGTCAGATAAGACCCAACCTGACAAAGCCCTGAGCCTCATTAAACAAGATCTTGTGTCGGACCTCAGAAACTTTGCCTTGGACTTTCATGAGTGGCAGGAAAACCGTAAG AGGAAGTTAAAACATGCCTTGAAGAAAGAAGCACATGGaatggaggaggagaagaaggaggaggaggatggtGGTGGTGAAGGAAGCTCTCAGGTGAATGAG TCGTCTGTACGTGCGCAGATGCTGGAGAAAATAAAATCCAAATCCTACGGCCATGTTACCGAG GCCCCGAAATCAAGAAGACATCGCCAGGTAGAACTGGAGTCCTCAGGATCGGGATCTGATCAGGGCAAAGTGGAGAAAGGTGGTGGCAAAAGAAGACGACTGGCAGAAAAGGGAAAGAAGGCTTTGAAGAAAT ATGAGGTGAAGCATGAGGTTGCCATGGACACAGACCCTCAGAGGCTTAGTATGCCCATGATTGCAGAAGAAGATGACAGTGATACCAAAGAAG TTATACCACCTCCAAAAAGGAGAAGAAAACGCTGA